The genome window gggctgattggggagttggtgagtaatcaagggctgattgctcatcAGCTGTACAAGCCCCATAAaactgccagaagggcagcacacaggggaGGACTGGGGGAACTGAGGTGACTTCCATATACCGGAGCTAAGACGAGGGAGTTGAGTTTGTGTGCccgacaggatacagcaagacctggagcccagaagacggtatcccggagagggtctcatgggggagaccttttctttttgatttattatttaataaacacccttgaaaccgagctaatcatactctgtctgtgtctgatctgtgtaaacgtcttgaccaaaccccctggtctgccacagttGGCATAACAGTTTAGCTACCATCAAAAGTCTACTATCAAAATTGGAAACAATGTTTCATTTTTAAGATTTGCTGACAGGACGAAATACAACACTTCTACATGGAGCATGTGCGTGCACCATCGAGACCCGCAAGCAACTTCTTCACAACCCTGGGGTGTATTCCTTACGTAAACCGTTTACCATTTAAGAaccaaatggaagcaaacagagcaaaacaagagtttctattggacaaattcaggtaggtcacCTCCACGTTTcattctgtttgcttccgtttaagaaacgttttgtaACAGAATCGTTTGATTGAAATCTCCCCAAAACATATATTAAAACATGGGCTTTACAATTGCTTGTAACCACTGTCTGCAACATTTTATCAACATAGAAGTCCAAAAGTAACACCCTGATAAAAAATTATTTGGTCTAAAATAGTCTAGCAACAAGTCTTAACAGATGTTTGACTCATGGATTGTTCTACTACAGGTGACAGCCCTGAAAAAAAAACACAGGGAAGCATTGTCTATAGCCCAATTAAGCCAGTAGCCTCATAGGCCTAGAGCAAGTCTACCCAAATCACCTAAACATAAACACACAATTATTTTCTAAGCCAAAACCAATTGCTGAATGGCTTCTTATTCGGGTAAAATAGGCCTTGTGGTGATGTGCCTGTGAACTGTtcctgctcctgaacaaggcagttcctaggccatcattcctaggccatcattgaaaataagaatttgttcttaactgacttgcctagtaaaataaatataaaacattaagaacccctgctctttccatgacatagactgaccaagtgaaagttatgatcccttattgatgtcacttgttaaatccacttcaatcagtgtagctgaagggaaggagacaggttaaagaaggatttttaaatgttgagacaattgagacatggattgtgtaggtGTGCCATTGagaatgaatgggcaagacaacagtgcctttgaacgaggtgtgtcaagaactgcaactccaACTTTCCAGTGTCTATCAAGAATAggacatccatccaacttgacacaactctcggccgcattggagtcaacataggccagcatcaatgttccctctaagctgcgcaTGGACATGCAGCTCCCCTCTGACTGCTGTGCAGAAGAAATATGAGCCTgtgcagagaagcacgagattgaaattcactcaactttctacagTTTTCCCCTTTAGTCAACACTGTCAACGTTTCGCTCTACTGTTGGAATTGTGATCaaatcaatgcaatattagccactttcaatgtaatataccgaaacaaaacaaactatgcaagattTTGTATGCAAAACTAACTGTGCAAGAGATTTTCTTGTAGGCAGAGCGCATTGGAGTAGGATTCCATTGCATCGAAAGGCATGACTCATGCTTGTACTCTAAATTGGAATAGGATTATATTGCATTGACAAGCATGACTCAGGGTAGTATTCTACACAGAccagtactctacacagaccagtgcgccataaccaatcagagctgcagtcgGCCTATTTGCAGATagtcattgccatatatggatctgtgccattcactttgaactggactgtgtttaggcTACAGTATGAGCTGTCAcaagtagatgcgcttgttttgagatcaaagtgagagctgcatgtaaccacgtgtgcacatttgttcatattctttgctagttagtgagttattagctcaGTTATAGATAATTTCTAGTCAACAATTGGGGAGTGGTTGCTTCAAACGAGCACAAAATGTGGAtccatctttgaaaagcgagtcaggtaaagagcttttttatgtcttaaaggggaatttgttttattttaagacagccttgaataagctaagtagccaataggcagaacataatttgtctgattttctgtaataatggtatgtgaATAACAATGAATTTTATTTTGTacagtggtttcttgcatcagaAACAACATTTTTAGTCACCTCCTTgactgaaggacaagtggataaacaggttaatttcAATCCCTGCaggttttttttttcaaaagtctcaaaGAATGTTAGtgttgaacaccacacattggctgctactgtaggctgaatgatagaacagatatttccatgttaaaatgttatgtgatgcgtttttctccattgtttttgatggtagtcCACTCTGGTacacctacattatgatcaaatagccacagtagcctacttgtaaCTTAAAGGGGGTAGCCTCAGTGGTCACAGTAAAAAGGGCCGGAAGTTGCAGAAAATGTTATTACttttcaagtttgcgctcagcataCCTGAAATGTTCTTTGTGCCAAAACAAATTTGAGGGAATATTggccagcgtccctgtggaacgctcttgacaccttgtagagtccatgccccaacgaatttacgctgttctgagggcaaaagggatggagctcaatattaggaagatgtttcGAATATTTGGTGTACCCAGTGTAAAATATTGCTAAAGCAAGTTAACATTCTGTGTTTAAGACATTATGATATAACAAACGCCAGAGTCTGATTACTATTAGGCTATAATTTACTTTGTGACAGACACCATTCTGCAACCCATCCGGCTCCAGAAGAGATGAATGAGTGTCCATGGTCCTATTGGCCTATTATAAGCCAACAAGACAATGGAGGTCTATCAACACCACATTCACAGCCCCACTTATAAGGTCTCTAACCATGGAACTGCCTCCTGCTTGTTGCTTGTCTCTGTTCCTCAGGTCGGTACATAGAGAACCATGGAGTGATCCACAATATTTGGTTCAACACTACGACCCAGGAGAAGAAACAGTACTACATGACCCAGTTTGTGGATTCCTACTGGGACAACGGGAGTCTTCCCATCTGGATAACAGCGCAGAGACAAGTGGgtgcaacacacacaaacacacacacacaaataatatcactctctctctctctctctctctctcataccttTCTTAATTCCTTCCACATCCCTTGGTGGGTCTGAAGCTACTGTATAATTGTAATGTATTACAGCTCCGTTATAAATAGGGTTAGAATCATTTTCACCCTTCCTCTGCCATGCAGGGTCTGAAGGCAGGCTCCCTCCACTTCCCCGGTACGGCCGCCACCTACAAAGGTGAGAGAGTAAAGGTCAGCCAGGTGGAACCTCGTTTCTATGAGCACAACAATGAGACGGACTGGAGGATCAATATCGACAAGGTGATTGGTCAGTGGTTCTCCAAGGAGGACCTAGACTTTGTGTCTTTGTACTTCGGTGAACCAGATGCAACGGGACACAAGTATGGACCAGATTCCCCGGAGCGCCGGGAGATGGTCCAACAAGTGGACCGGACCGTGGGATACATCCGTGATACCACCCGGAATCACGGCCTCTCCGATCGGCTCAACATCATTATCACGGCTGATCACGGAATGACCACTGTGCTCCGGAATGGCCTGGTCGACGAGATCATCCTGTCCAAGATTCCAGGATTTGACTTCCGGGATATCAAGTTCCAACTGGTGGATTATGGACCATCAGGAATGCTTCTTCCCAAAGAGGGAATGCTGGAGAAGGTGTACCAGGCCCTGAAAGGGGGCCACCCTCACCTGCATGTGTATAAGAAGGAGGACATGCCTGGTAGGCTTCACTATAGTAACCACCCTCGCCTCCTGCCCCTGATTCTCTTCGCTGATCAAGGATATGTCATCAATGGCGTGAGTGTGCCGAAACAGTGTCCTAACAGTACTATATTGTTGTTCTTTATACACTCTACTCAGGAGATGGGCGTAATTTTTCCAGATCAGGTCATGTGGTCAGAACAAACTCTCTTCGTACTGTCTTGATGGCATGCATTGAAGTTCTGTTACCAAAAACCATTGCAATCTCTGCACTAAAACCCTATAAGCACTCTTTCATTATCATCTGTACAGTTTTTCCCAGTCCAGTACAACAAGGGAGAGCACGGCTATGATAACCAGATGATGGACATGAAGCCGTTCTTCAGAGCTGCGGGGCCTGACTTCCAGAAGAACCTGGCTGTGGGACCCTTTGAGACGGTCAATGTGTACCCGCTGATGTGCCACCTCCTGGGCATCAAACCGGAGGTCAACGATGGGTCCCTGGAGGTCACCCGCCAGATGCTGGTTCCCAAGAAGGACCAGGGATCCTATGAGAGTAAGCCTTTTAGTTTATAATTTATTGACAGAATATTTATGTGCAGAACAACATTGGATATTCAAAACATGAATGCTGCTTGGACAGAATTATAAACTTTTCCTATTCCCCATTAAGTGGGTTTACCAATGGAATTACATTACTCTTTTGTACTTTTGGCTTCATAATGGAGAAACATATTTTGATCACATTTTCACAGGGgtcgttgaatggagaccaaggcacagcgtgtattGTGCTCATTCTTAGATTTGAATGAAAACACTTCAGcaacaaaacgaccaacaacagtcccgtcaggtacactagactaaacggaaacaaccacccacaaaaccccatgaaaaacaggctgcctaagtatggcttccaatcagagacaacgatagacagctgcctctgattggaaaccatacctggccacaacatagaaaatgacaacatAGAATGAAACTCTAGACCACCCACATAGacaacagaaaacccaaaacacatagacaaaacaccctcctgtcacgccctgaccaatctactagggaaaaatgacctcataccagggtcaggacgtgacacacatgaAAGTGAGCTTTTATTTGTCatcatgtcacggttgtcgtaaggagaggaccaaaacgcagcagggacatgtatactcatcttctttattgacaggaaaagaagggaaaaaccaaacaaacacgtatacaaaaataacaaaacaatgaacgacaaaataacagtcttgaaggcaacacagcaatccaagaacaatctcccacaaacacttaaccaaacacatacccatatataggactctcaatcagaggcaactagaaaacacctgcctccaattgagagtccaaccccaatcaactagacatagaaatacaacagacTAGAAACcacagaaatacaaacatagaacataacccccgAAAACCCAGAACTAACTAaacaaacaccctactaaataaatcaccaccccgaaccacataaacaaaataccctctgccacgtcctgaccaaactacaataacaaataacccttatactggtcaggacgtgacacatcaaCTGTTAACAGGTTAGTAATCAATATTCAACAACAAACAGCTTAAATGTTGAGGAAATGAATTTAAGCTTGACCAAGGACAGAATCATAAGCTGTCTTTTTCTTACACCCCATTGCTCAAGTTTACCCAGGGAATTATATGGCCCTTATCTCATGTTGTTGAACATTTGCCTTTATAGGGAAACATGTTTTGGATAGATCAGGACATCAGTAAGATCTACCAAATGCCTATCCCATGATAACAATCTTTCCAATGCTAGTTCTAAACCTTGAACCCGTGCAGATGTATCTGATAAACATTATAACATATTCTGATAATAAATGTTGCAGATCCATATCTTGTTTTATGCCTTGATATGAGAACGTAATCTAACAGGATGATCGCCATGTGATTGTGTCCTACACAGCAAATTCCCCAGTGTTAAATGAACACTAAAGTGTGGACCAATATAGACACTATTGAATTAGCACACTGATTTGTGTAAAGCttttttgcatatttcccagagtgcTTTGGTTTTCATGAGAATTATAGAGTTACCACATGACtgaatttgttagtgacagagacatccTTGTTGCATACATCCAATTTAGTCCTATGTACTTTACCAAGTGAGATTCTGAGTGAATATGTTATCATTTAAGGTCCCGAACAGACATTCTAATTCCCATCTAAAATAGGCTTTTGAGTGGCTAAAATATcataatattttttgggggataaaaatgctcaaagttaaataaaaatcaaAATTCTCTCATGGCTTTCCTTctaactaccaggaagtttgaGAAGACAGACTGAGTGGGCGGGGAACTTATATTCATGAGCtcaccttgactgacagctctttgactGACAGCTCAACTCACTTGGATGCAGTGAGCAGTGTTGCACTAAAATCATCTCAAGCTAATttggtgatacacaaagcaactcaaacaacattgaaattgcatcactaaccaggtttccaatCCTACCTTTTTCtcaccaattggtagttacagtcttgtcccatcgctgcaccTCCCGTACGGACttaggagaggcaaaggtcgagagccatgtgtcctctgaaacacaatcctgccaagccgcactgcttgcttaacccagaagccagccgcaccaatgtgtcagaggaaacaccgtacaactggtgcCCGTAGTCAGCGTACATGCACCCGGCCCACAACAAGGAGTCGCAGAGGGCGATggaacaaggacatcccggcctgccaaatcctcccctaacccagacaacactgggtcaattgtgcgctgcctcatgggtctcccggtcacagccagctgcgacacagcctgggatcaaacctgggtctgtagtgacacctctagcactgcaatgcagtgccttagaccgctgcgccactccgcAGGCCCACCATACAACatttttatgcaagtaaagtacatgttaaataaaaaatgtcctgACAGGCATGAaaacaaatcaaagtttatttgtcacgtgcgccgaatacaacagctgtagaccttacagtgaaatgcttacttacaggctctaaccaatagtgcaaaaaaggtattaggtgaacaataggtaagtaaagaaataaaaacaacagtaaaaagacagtgaaaaaacagtagtgaggctatacagtagcgaggctataaaagtagcgaggctacatacagacaccggttagtcaggctgattgaggtagtatgtacatattgATAtgcttaaagtgactatgcatatatgatgaacagtgagtagcagtagcgtaaacaGGGGGTAGTGGGTGgctgggacacaatgcagatatcccggttagccaatgtgcgggagcactggttggtcgggccaattgaggtagtatgtacatgaatgtatagttaaagtgactatgcatatatgataaacttGATGGAAACAGCACATTTTTCGGGCAAAATTTCCAAATGACGACAAAATAAAACACGTTAGACAAGGTGGGAacattttgtgtctgtaaaattaaatATGCAAGAACCTATGTAGGAAACCAAACCAAGAATGACCAGTggttttcggattcctttctctgcaagttgaatgACTGGATTACTCAAATCAATGGTGCCAACTatacagactttttgggatataaaaaaggattttatctaacaaaacgacactacatgttatctctgggatgTGTTAACATGTCAACAACTTCTGAGTTTTTCAACACCCCCCAccttttgttccatgctggctgaagacctagctagccactaactagctaacaccaggcaCAAATTAATAGTGCCATAGATGAATAGCCTAAACTTTTAGTTATATTTGTGACACCCCACAGTCAAGTTTTGGCACCAGTCGAGTAGCTATTTAGCTATATAAACCACGCCCCTCCGCAAACGCACCTTCTCCAATGTTGGTTACAAGGCAATACTTATTTACACTAGGTAAGAAAATATCATGTTGCTTTTGGTGTAATACAGTTAGAATTAGGGTGATGTCACCCTATCCCCTTAATAATCCAGTCTCCTGAATCCATCTGATTGACAtgggggaggggaccagtaactatgatcaaactttatcaataagaatttgttcttaactgacttgcctagttaaataaaggtaaaacaaacaaaaaaatactttatcaatgtagaagcaacagtAATTTTTCTTACTTTGGTCATCATACTTTGATCTAGTATCATCCGAATGTCCAATTttatgaaaaacatgattttgaccgTTCATGACCTTTAAAAAGACTGCTGGTCAACCCAGAAGGAAACCAATTAAAAACCCAGTTAATGGTTAAATTAACCCATGTTTGGGTAATCTGAACAACCCAACATGTTGGGTTATTCACACAACCTGTCACATTATGCTGACTTGCAAAgctgtgtaattcctattgataTCAAGCCATATTGGGGATATCCAACCTTCAGAATTTTTTATCACCCACAACCACATTCAGAATGACCGCCAGGGTTGGGAAAACTGAAATCTGAGAGTACCTAAAGCATATTTTTACaaaccggctcagagttcgcaacaaaagggagacaacgtggagaccaggagtatcaaaaatatatatttattaaataaagtaaactaagtaattaacaatggtgtgtgtaatcagtagtgtaagtgagtgtttgcatgcataaatgtaataatgcagggtgttgaagggtgccaaaacagtcagtcagtcagtcagtcagtcagtcagtcagtcagtcagtcagtcagtcagtcagtcagtcagtcagtcagtcagtcagtcagtcacaactAACACAACCAAAACcaacaaggtgtctgcatggagagagtctccccaatgactgtggaagaggtctatttatcctgggacacagccgggcccaggtgcttcccatttagctgacgacccttccaactccgcccacctgcatcctaataaggaaacaagaacaaagagagagaatacggcagacagagtgggagggtcgtcacaataTATACTGGATCAACCTTTTCAGTAAAGGGTGAATTAAATAAAAGTAACATATTGGATTAGTTAAGAAAATGTATGTCATTTATATTTGAGAAGCAtaagattgattgattaattaatgtAAATGAAAAAACGTAGACATTGAAAcagataattcataaaaacaaCCTGCGATAGAGCATTTTGTGAAGTCTGATAATGATGGGCTTGGTTTTGGTTTAgctctggttattaacaccaacactggagTTATTTTACACCAAAGAGTGTTAGTTCAATATTTACAGAATTAATTGTTATGTTTTAGAGCATAGGCCCTTAAAATGAGGCCTTATGAAATATGTATTGTGTTTAATAATACAATTTCAATGATAACATTATCTTGggatctcacttggtgaagtCCACAGGATTGAAAATGGTTGAATGCAAGAACCATGTCTCTCACTAACAAATATaatcatgggtggtaactctaaaATTCTCTCAAAAGGTTTGGCACTCTGGGAAATAAAGCTTTACACCAAGGAGTGTGTTAACTTTTCAGTGTCTATACGGGTTCACAATTTCAGTGTTCATTTAACACTGAGAATTTGCTGTGTATCAACGAACAGATTGTAGCACAACTTGTCATAAAGACTCTGAAATTACAAAAGGTTCAagtttgtgtttgtctttgtgtgcgTGTGAGCaggcgtgtgtgcgtgcgcacgtgTGTCCAGTGGTACACACTCAGAATACACCCACTGCATTCagtcctgcttctcctggtagTACACTGCACTATGATAGTCTAATTTATTTGTAAATGTTTTCTAGACAGGGACATCCAGTGGGATGTCTTCATCGGCCTGTCATCGGTTGCTGGTATATTAGCTCTGGTGTTTGTTGTCACCACAGCTCATGCCATGTTGAAAAGGACTAAAATGGACAAAAGGTAGGCTACATTTGAATGTCCTTCTCAGAGGACAATACTTTttattgtattctattctattgtaatCTGTCTCAGCAACATCTTTACATGACTATCACACGTCTGTAGTACTGACTACTATCTTGCCCTCTCACTTTCTGTTACAGATCTGAAGTCACCCACGAGGATCTCAATGAAAAAGAGTCCGATAAACAAACCTCCTTTTGAAAACCATTACCTTTGTGGGCAGTCATTTGTTTAACAAGTTATTGGGCTTCTGTGTGATTTGAGTGCTAATGTCCTAGTTTAACCAAATAGAATGTCGTTTTTATACCAATGCAATATAAATCTGTATCAGTGTATCAGGGATACCAacaccctaactctaaccctagctctaaccctggcttcatgtccacacccggtTCAACCCTACAGTATGTTACAAAACCAATAACAAGCTTATTGATTTTGCTGCACTCGTTATGTCTAAGGGTCTTAGgcctacatggtctgtaacctggtagctacatggtctgtaacctgatttTATGTGTGCATAAATGTGAGAGGTATGCGTATGCGACCAGGTGTCGGATGCATGTATGCAGAAGATAGCAACCTTAACTTGGAGCTATACAGTAGAGCTATGCAAACACCACAATCGAGTTCCTTTGAACACTGAGTTAAATGGGGAACACTGCAGCATAGTTAAATATTTAACACTTTCAAAAGTGTTATTTTAACACCAGtacaccgtgcttctttcacatgcattgcttgctgtttggggttttaggctgggtttctgtacagcactttgagatatcagctgatgtacgaagggctatataaataaatttgatttgatttgatacagtgGACTCATATGTTCACTGAATAGTGTATGTTTTACACTTTCAGAGTTAAAGGTACACCATTGATTTTACTGTGCAGCTGCCCAATCAGATTATTGTTATTTCTAAATGATGACcgaaatacagtactgtatatacaaaaataaaccaaaggTCACATTGCCACCAAGAAAAAAACCTGCAGCCTCCCAAGTCTGCAAGCTTACACACTAATCTCCCCTACAACGGCAAAATGCAGTAACTACCCTTTTGGTCAAAATTGAGTTAAGACTGAAATCAGGCTCTGTAGCATCTGTATTTTATTCTTGTGACaatgtgtcctggttcaattttgTTCAGTCAGAGAAAATGGAATGTGAAATTTGCAGTAACTGCAAAATACAAGTAGAAACCAAGGCAAACAGCAGTAACTAAAGTTACTGCACTTTGGCTTAGTTCCAGCATGTTTTGACTGCAGtaactacactaccgttcaaaagtttggggtcacttagaaatgtccttgtttttgaaagaaaaccaatttttttgtccattaaaataacatcaaattgatcagaaatacagaatagacattgttaatgttgtaaatgactattgtagctgtaaacggCAGATTTTGCTTTTTtagggaatatctacataggcgtacagaggcccattatcagcaaccatcacttctgtgttccaatggcacgttgtgttagctaatccaagtttatcattttaaaaggcaaattgatcattagaaaccccttttgcaaatatgttggcacagctgaaaactgttgtcctgattgaaGAAGCAATAAACTGtcctcctttagactagttgagtatctggagcatcagcatttgtgggtttgattacaggctcaaaatggccagaaacaaataactttcttctgaagctcgtcagtctattcttgttatgagaaaggaaggctattccatgtgagaaattgccaagaaactggagatctcgtacaactctgtgtactactcccttcacagaacagcgcaaactggctctaaccagaatggaaagaggagtgggaggccccggctacacaactgagcaagaggataagtgcATTAGAGTGTTTCGGTTgagaaaagttttttttttttaacatgttatctttttcacttcaccaatttggactatgttgtgtatgtccattacatgaaatccaaataaaaatccatttaaattacaggttgtaatgcaacaaaataggaaaaatgccaaggggggtgaatacttttgcaaggcactgtatatatatttttttgcaaacgtattaaaaaataaactaaatatcacatttacataagtattaagatcctttactcagtactttgttgaagcacctttggcagcaattacagcctcaagtcatcttgggtatggcgctacaaactttgcacacctgtatttggggagtttctcccattcttctctgcatgtcctctcaaactctgtcaggttggatggggagcgtcgctgcacagctatttataGGTCATGtccaagctctggctgggccactcaaggacattcagagacatgtcccgaagccactcctgcattgtattggctgtgtgcttatggtcattgtcctgttggaaggtgaaccttcactctggagcaggttttcatcaagaatctctgtattttgctctgttcatcgttgcctcgatcctgactaatctacCAGTCCCTgcggctgaaaaacatccccacagcatgttgcttccaccaccatgcttcaccgtagggatggtgccaggtttcctccagacgtgacgcttggcattcaggccaaatagttaaatcttggtttcatcagaccagcgaatcttgtttctcatggcctgagaatcctttaggtgccttttggcaaactccaagcgggtagTCATGTGCCttattactgaggagtggcttccgtctggccactcaaccataaaggcctgattggtggagtgctgcagagatggttgtccatctggaaggttctcccatctccacagaggaactctggagctctaaggcccttctcccccgattgctcagtttggccgggtgaccagctctaggaggagtcttggtggttccaaacttcttccatttaagaatgatggaggccgctgtgttttggggaccttcaatgctgcagaaatgttttagtaccctttcccagatctgtgccttgacacaatcctgtctcggagctctacggacaattcctttgacctcgtgccttggtttttggtctgacatgcattgtcaactttgcgaccttataaagacaggtgtgtgcctttccaaatcatgtccaatcaattgaatttaccacaggtggactgcgatcaagttgtagaaacatctcaaggatgatcaagctcaatttcgagcctcatagcaaagggtctgaatacttatgtaaataaggtatttctgttttttaattttaagagatgtgcaaacatttctaaaaacctgtttttgcttttttttatggggtattgtatgtagattgataaaATTTAAaggttgaatccattttagaataaggctgtaacgtaacaaaatgtggaaaaagtcaaggggtctgaatactttctgaatgcgctgtgTACAATATTTCAGTAAATGTTTAACTGATTATGTGTCAGTGTATGCGGCCGAG of Salmo salar chromosome ssa01, Ssal_v3.1, whole genome shotgun sequence contains these proteins:
- the LOC106612024 gene encoding ectonucleotide pyrophosphatase/phosphodiesterase family member 7 — encoded protein: MLLRLGLLSLLALSPSLAAPHQGSLPGVDSPHRSSRNNKLLLISFDGFRWDYDRDVDTPHLDTMGRDGVRAAYVTPPYLTITSPTHFTLLTGRYIENHGVIHNIWFNTTTQEKKQYYMTQFVDSYWDNGSLPIWITAQRQGLKAGSLHFPGTAATYKGERVKVSQVEPRFYEHNNETDWRINIDKVIGQWFSKEDLDFVSLYFGEPDATGHKYGPDSPERREMVQQVDRTVGYIRDTTRNHGLSDRLNIIITADHGMTTVLRNGLVDEIILSKIPGFDFRDIKFQLVDYGPSGMLLPKEGMLEKVYQALKGGHPHLHVYKKEDMPGRLHYSNHPRLLPLILFADQGYVINGFFPVQYNKGEHGYDNQMMDMKPFFRAAGPDFQKNLAVGPFETVNVYPLMCHLLGIKPEVNDGSLEVTRQMLVPKKDQGSYENRDIQWDVFIGLSSVAGILALVFVVTTAHAMLKRTKMDKRSEVTHEDLNEKESDKQTSF